DNA from Flavobacterium aestivum:
AAACCAAATTTTTCATATAAAAAATGAGCGTCTTTTGTTGCCAATCTCCATATTTTAACCTCTTTCAAAATCGGTTCTTCCATCATCGCTGAAATTAAGATTGATGAATATCCTTTTCCCCTATGTTCTTCGGTTATAAAAACATCCATCATATAAGCAAAAACCACATAATCAGTAATTACTCTGGCAAAGCCAATTTGCTTATCATCTAAATAAATTCCAAAACAAAATGAATTGTCAATTGTGGCTTGTACCTCTTTTATTGTTCTTCCGGCAGCCCAATAAATATCTTTCAAAAAATGTTGAATAAATGGTACATCTAGTTTCTTTTTATCTGTAGAAACGGTAATCATAATGTTTTATTTTAAATTTCTATTTACCCATTAACTAACATAAGGACGGTATAAAATGGGTTTACTTGGGCTCGCATCATTCTCGAAGGAGGCTATTTGCAAATTCAATACATAAATTCCGTCCTCTACCTCATCAGCAACATAAATCATTTCGGTTATGGTACTATTTAATCTTGCATCTGCATTTAAATTAATGACATCTTTTACATTCCAAAACGCTTTATGAGCCAATAATTTACCTTCATCATATTCTTTATCCACACTTGGTAAATCGATTAATAAATGCTGAATTCCGCTTTCGCGAATAAAAATTGCCGCATCTTCTGCCAAATAAGGCGGATTGGTATTCGAGTATTTCAGTGTTTTTTTGATTTTAAAATTGGGCATCGTACGGATAATTAAAGCATCAATTTTTGTATCTAGCAAAGTCAAACTACTCAACTCTCTTTTAATCTGATCTTTGGTAATCACACAATCCTCCCCT
Protein-coding regions in this window:
- a CDS encoding GNAT family N-acetyltransferase, which gives rise to MITVSTDKKKLDVPFIQHFLKDIYWAAGRTIKEVQATIDNSFCFGIYLDDKQIGFARVITDYVVFAYMMDVFITEEHRGKGYSSILISAMMEEPILKEVKIWRLATKDAHFLYEKFGFKALACPERMMEKIV
- a CDS encoding cyclase family protein, which translates into the protein MIATINNEFKIDLSKPIDISIPITNTDENPIAWYIEKPVIEPVVFDDWVGKVSEGKSSTNFNNITFNPHGHGTHTECLGHITKEFYSINQSLKEFFFMAELVSIVPEMKGEDCVITKDQIKRELSSLTLLDTKIDALIIRTMPNFKIKKTLKYSNTNPPYLAEDAAIFIRESGIQHLLIDLPSVDKEYDEGKLLAHKAFWNVKDVINLNADARLNSTITEMIYVADEVEDGIYVLNLQIASFENDASPSKPILYRPYVS